Proteins from a genomic interval of Sandaracinaceae bacterium:
- a CDS encoding CarD family transcriptional regulator — protein MNFKVGDKSVHPHHGVGEVTAIEAREIAGQKKDFYILKIVDSGMKVMVATDAADRLGLRKVISRKEAKKVLEVLEEKKIAVTSQPWNRRYREYTEMLNSGSLYEVAKVLRDLSLIKTDKDLSFGERGLLDKAKSLLVTELAVSRRCKEQRVQTEIEEMLGL, from the coding sequence ATGAACTTCAAGGTCGGCGACAAGTCGGTCCATCCTCACCACGGCGTCGGCGAGGTCACGGCCATCGAGGCGCGCGAGATCGCCGGTCAGAAGAAGGATTTCTACATCCTGAAGATCGTCGACAGCGGGATGAAGGTCATGGTGGCGACCGACGCCGCCGATCGACTGGGGCTGCGCAAGGTCATCAGTCGCAAGGAAGCCAAGAAGGTCCTCGAGGTCCTCGAGGAGAAGAAGATCGCGGTGACCTCGCAGCCCTGGAACCGGCGCTACCGCGAGTACACCGAGATGCTGAACAGCGGGTCGCTGTACGAGGTCGCCAAGGTCCTCCGCGATCTCTCGCTGATCAAGACCGACAAGGACCTCTCCTTCGGCGAGCGCGGTCTTCTCGACAAGGCGAAGAGCCTCCTGGTGACCGAGCTCGCCGTCTCCCGCCGCTGCAAGGAGCAGCGCGTGCAGACCGAGATCGAGGAGATGCTGGGGCTTTAG
- the hisIE gene encoding bifunctional phosphoribosyl-AMP cyclohydrolase/phosphoribosyl-ATP diphosphatase HisIE translates to MELAELKFDEKGLVTVVAQDHRTGEVRMLAHADSAALERTIETGFACFYSRSRQKAWMKGEESGNRLRVQSVWHDCDADAVLYLVQPEGPSCHTGREGCFFEQVHPSAKEGRAAPVLLRLEGELEMRKASSGDTSYTKSLLEKGAAKIGAKIREEAGELADAVAGESDARVVSEAADVMYHVMVGLLSRGVPLADVQAELARRFGVSGHQEKASRGD, encoded by the coding sequence ATGGAGCTGGCGGAGCTGAAGTTCGACGAGAAGGGGCTCGTGACGGTGGTGGCGCAGGACCACCGGACGGGGGAGGTGCGGATGCTGGCGCACGCGGACTCGGCGGCGCTGGAGCGGACGATCGAGACGGGGTTCGCCTGCTTCTACAGTCGATCTCGGCAGAAGGCCTGGATGAAGGGCGAAGAGTCGGGGAACCGGTTGCGGGTGCAGAGCGTCTGGCATGACTGCGATGCGGACGCGGTGCTCTATCTCGTGCAGCCGGAGGGGCCGAGCTGTCACACGGGGCGGGAAGGGTGCTTCTTCGAGCAGGTGCATCCGAGCGCGAAAGAAGGGCGGGCGGCGCCGGTACTGCTGCGTCTCGAAGGCGAGCTGGAGATGCGCAAGGCGTCCAGCGGCGACACGAGCTACACGAAGTCTCTGCTCGAGAAGGGCGCCGCGAAGATCGGGGCGAAGATCCGCGAGGAGGCGGGGGAGCTCGCGGACGCGGTCGCGGGGGAGAGCGACGCGCGCGTGGTCTCGGAGGCCGCGGACGTGATGTACCACGTCATGGTCGGGCTCCTGTCGCGTGGCGTTCCCCTTGCGGATGTGCAGGCGGAGCTGGCGCGGCGCTTCGGCGTGTCGGGGCACCAGGAGAAGGCGTCGCGCGGCGATTGA
- a CDS encoding helix-turn-helix transcriptional regulator, translated as MSAATTQTTVTLFTDRSLFEQQWKQALSSAGLAGAPARPDQLPDHLERGAAVVIDAGASSYDEDELLAHVGLARALGACPIVSVPSDIDVGAIDDILDDLCAGLVARRPEDVGRIVAALARRTDAGRARRFEYLTVSPRGGELLAIFSDGNAVLVERDHIEEDDGTDIEEISLEDEATRAVLTLESGSTIELTAATVARKSLLAGANNGATNGQVDGVKLGQRIRELRLAAGLTQAELARRTGIHRPNIARVEAGRHTPSLETIARLANAIGVPTTRVLEG; from the coding sequence ATGTCAGCTGCGACGACGCAGACGACGGTCACGCTGTTCACCGACCGCTCGCTCTTCGAGCAGCAGTGGAAGCAGGCGCTGTCGTCCGCAGGCCTGGCCGGCGCCCCAGCGCGCCCCGACCAGCTCCCCGACCACCTCGAGCGCGGAGCCGCCGTCGTCATCGACGCCGGCGCCAGCAGCTACGACGAGGACGAGCTGCTCGCGCACGTCGGCCTCGCGCGCGCGCTCGGGGCTTGTCCGATCGTCAGCGTCCCATCCGACATCGATGTCGGGGCGATCGACGACATCCTCGACGATCTCTGCGCCGGCCTCGTGGCCCGGCGACCCGAAGACGTCGGCCGCATCGTCGCCGCGCTCGCGCGCCGGACGGACGCGGGACGCGCGCGTCGCTTCGAGTACCTCACCGTGTCCCCGCGCGGCGGCGAGCTGCTCGCGATCTTCTCGGACGGCAACGCGGTCCTGGTGGAGCGCGACCACATCGAAGAGGACGACGGCACCGACATCGAGGAGATCTCCCTCGAGGACGAGGCCACCCGCGCCGTGCTCACGCTCGAGAGCGGCAGCACGATCGAGCTCACCGCCGCGACCGTCGCCCGGAAGAGCCTGCTCGCGGGCGCGAACAACGGCGCGACCAACGGACAGGTCGACGGCGTGAAGCTCGGCCAGCGGATCCGCGAGCTGCGGCTCGCGGCCGGCCTCACGCAGGCGGAGCTCGCGCGGCGCACCGGCATCCACCGCCCGAACATCGCCCGCGTCGAAGCGGGGCGGCACACGCCCTCGCTCGAGACGATCGCCCGGCTCGCGAACGCCATCGGCGTGCCGACCACGCGCGTGCTCGAGGGCTGA
- a CDS encoding ribose-phosphate pyrophosphokinase: MFKSICIFSGHAHPALAEQIASYLEVPLGRAKISTFSDGEVFAEVKENVRGVDCYVVQPTCKPVNDHLMQLLVMIDTLKRASAGSITAVMPYYGYARQDRKVAPRTPITSKLVADLLQAAGASRVVSMDLHAGQIQGFFNVPFDHLYAMPVFLNYLQPKLQPGSVCVSPDAGGVERARAYAKRLGSELAIIDKRRAAANVSEVMNIVGAVEGRDCVIIDDMVDTAGTLTNAAKALMERGAKRVFAAATHPVLSGPAIDRIRDSVIEEVVVTDTIPLREEALNVGKFKVLSVSRLLGEAIKRIHNSDSVSSLFV, from the coding sequence GTGTTCAAGTCGATCTGTATCTTCTCCGGCCATGCTCACCCCGCGCTGGCTGAGCAGATCGCCAGCTACCTCGAGGTCCCGCTCGGTCGCGCGAAGATCAGCACCTTCTCCGACGGCGAGGTGTTCGCCGAGGTGAAGGAGAACGTGCGCGGCGTCGACTGCTACGTCGTGCAGCCCACGTGCAAGCCGGTCAACGACCACCTGATGCAGCTGCTGGTGATGATCGACACGCTCAAGCGTGCGTCCGCCGGCTCCATCACCGCGGTGATGCCGTACTACGGCTACGCGCGCCAGGACCGCAAGGTCGCGCCGCGCACGCCCATCACGTCGAAGCTGGTCGCCGATCTTCTCCAGGCCGCGGGCGCCTCGCGTGTCGTGTCGATGGACCTCCACGCCGGTCAGATCCAGGGCTTCTTCAACGTGCCCTTCGATCACCTCTACGCGATGCCGGTATTCCTGAACTACCTGCAGCCGAAGCTGCAGCCCGGAAGCGTGTGTGTCTCGCCCGACGCGGGTGGGGTGGAGCGCGCGCGCGCCTACGCGAAGCGGCTGGGCTCGGAGCTCGCCATCATCGACAAGCGCCGCGCGGCCGCGAACGTCAGCGAGGTCATGAACATCGTCGGCGCGGTCGAGGGCCGCGACTGCGTGATCATCGACGACATGGTCGACACCGCCGGCACGCTCACCAACGCCGCCAAGGCGCTGATGGAGCGCGGCGCGAAGCGTGTCTTCGCAGCGGCCACGCACCCGGTCCTCTCGGGTCCGGCCATCGACCGCATTCGCGACTCGGTCATCGAAGAGGTCGTCGTCACCGACACCATCCCGCTCCGCGAAGAAGCGCTGAACGTCGGCAAGTTCAAGGTGCTCTCGGTCTCGCGTCTCCTCGGCGAGGCGATCAAGCGCATCCACAACTCCGACTCGGTGTCCTCTCTCTTCGTCTGA
- a CDS encoding 50S ribosomal protein L25, translating to MDAKTLSAEVREHRGKGPARQLRNRGLIPAVFYGPETETVAISCSPVELERLITGKYARNQLIELEVAGDKKLAVVKDLEVDPVTRELLHADFYSVSKERAVNTTVPFETKGRALGVQKGAALRKHYRELPIKAFPQNVPAAIVLDVAPLDMGAVVRVSDLVLDEGVEVTYPPTRRVLMIEAKERKKKEDEEETAEAAPAT from the coding sequence ATGGATGCCAAGACGCTATCGGCTGAGGTCCGCGAGCACCGCGGAAAGGGGCCGGCGCGTCAGCTCCGCAACCGCGGGCTGATTCCGGCCGTGTTCTATGGACCCGAAACCGAGACGGTGGCGATCAGCTGCTCGCCGGTGGAGCTCGAGCGGCTCATCACCGGCAAGTACGCGCGCAACCAGCTCATCGAGCTCGAGGTCGCCGGCGACAAGAAGCTCGCCGTGGTGAAGGACCTCGAGGTCGACCCGGTCACGCGCGAGCTGCTGCACGCCGACTTCTACTCGGTCTCCAAGGAGCGCGCGGTCAACACGACCGTGCCGTTCGAGACCAAGGGTCGGGCGCTCGGTGTCCAGAAGGGCGCGGCGCTGCGGAAGCACTACCGCGAGCTGCCCATCAAGGCGTTCCCGCAGAACGTCCCCGCCGCGATCGTGCTCGACGTCGCGCCGCTCGACATGGGCGCCGTCGTCCGCGTCTCGGACCTCGTGCTCGACGAGGGTGTCGAGGTCACCTACCCGCCGACCCGCCGCGTTCTCATGATCGAGGCCAAGGAGCGGAAGAAGAAGGAAGACGAGGAAGAGACCGCCGAGGCGGCTCCCGCAACCTGA
- the pth gene encoding aminoacyl-tRNA hydrolase — protein MFLFVGLGNPGPKYAANRHNVGFMVVERLAGAEPFREKLPFRVQLKGRFAKVRLAGEDVVLLEPLTFMNDSGESVQAAMAFFEVPLERVLVVHDELDLPFETVRLKRGGGAAGHNGLKSIIQHCGGPDFLRLRVGIGRPERGAVYQHVLSDFSSDPSSDEGARLPDVLEDATRAAKAVIEVGISAAMNEVNARNR, from the coding sequence GTGTTCCTCTTCGTCGGACTGGGCAACCCGGGCCCCAAGTACGCCGCCAACCGCCACAACGTGGGGTTCATGGTGGTGGAGCGCCTCGCCGGCGCCGAGCCTTTCCGCGAGAAGCTGCCCTTCCGTGTGCAGCTGAAGGGGCGCTTCGCCAAGGTCCGCCTCGCGGGCGAGGACGTCGTGCTCCTCGAGCCGCTGACCTTCATGAACGACTCCGGGGAGTCGGTTCAGGCGGCGATGGCCTTCTTCGAGGTCCCCCTCGAGCGCGTCCTCGTCGTGCACGACGAGCTGGACCTGCCCTTCGAGACGGTGCGCTTGAAACGGGGCGGCGGGGCGGCGGGGCACAATGGGCTCAAGTCCATCATCCAGCACTGCGGCGGGCCGGACTTCCTGCGCCTCCGGGTCGGCATCGGCCGGCCCGAGCGGGGCGCCGTGTACCAACACGTGCTGAGCGATTTCTCATCCGACCCGTCATCCGACGAGGGCGCCCGCTTGCCCGATGTGCTAGAAGACGCGACCCGCGCCGCGAAGGCGGTCATCGAGGTCGGCATCTCGGCCGCGATGAACGAAGTCAACGCGCGGAATCGGTAA
- the rpsF gene encoding 30S ribosomal protein S6: MSAATTQLAREYELVYILRPSVNPSDARKVADRITQIVDNRGAKLTRVDNWGKRKLAYPIKKHTRGHFVLVKLVGGNDVVAELERNLRNLDDVMRWQTIRTEVEHDLGSLEVDPDEVEFKDIEASEEDEQDPTFEERLGMKPRERHEAKADRDSDDSDSDDDSDSDDSDSDDDSDSASKSDSKSDSKSESDAEAKDDDAKSEEE; encoded by the coding sequence ATGAGCGCAGCAACCACGCAGCTCGCGCGCGAGTACGAGCTCGTCTACATCCTGCGGCCGTCGGTGAACCCGTCGGACGCCCGCAAGGTGGCAGACCGCATCACCCAGATCGTCGACAACCGTGGCGCCAAGCTCACGCGCGTCGACAACTGGGGCAAGCGCAAGCTGGCCTACCCCATCAAGAAGCACACGCGCGGCCACTTCGTCCTGGTCAAGCTCGTCGGCGGCAACGACGTCGTCGCGGAGCTCGAGCGGAACCTCCGCAACCTCGACGACGTGATGCGCTGGCAGACGATCCGCACCGAGGTCGAGCACGACCTGGGCAGCCTCGAGGTCGACCCGGACGAGGTCGAGTTCAAGGACATCGAGGCGAGCGAAGAGGACGAGCAGGACCCGACGTTCGAGGAGCGCCTCGGCATGAAGCCGCGTGAGCGTCACGAGGCCAAGGCGGACCGGGACTCGGACGACAGTGACTCGGACGACGACAGCGACTCGGACGACAGCGACTCGGACGACGACAGCGACTCGGCTTCGAAGTCGGATTCGAAGTCGGATTCGAAGAGCGAGTCCGACGCCGAGGCGAAGGATGACGACGCGAAATCGGAGGAGGAGTAA
- the rpsR gene encoding 30S ribosomal protein S18: protein MADDNDAGVGDIVRKASRADDPLGIRRKSGRKRAPAFVNETDFVFDYKDPQTLRHFITERGKIVPRRISGLTAKQQRELTRQIKRARMISLLPYTAVR, encoded by the coding sequence ATGGCTGACGACAACGACGCCGGAGTCGGCGACATCGTTCGCAAGGCGAGCCGCGCGGACGACCCGCTCGGGATCCGTCGCAAGTCCGGCCGCAAGCGCGCCCCCGCGTTCGTGAACGAGACGGACTTCGTCTTCGACTACAAGGACCCGCAGACCCTGCGCCACTTCATCACGGAGCGCGGCAAGATCGTGCCCCGGCGCATCAGCGGCCTGACGGCGAAGCAGCAGCGCGAGCTCACGCGCCAGATCAAGCGCGCGCGCATGATCTCGCTGCTGCCCTACACGGCGGTGAGGTGA
- the rplI gene encoding 50S ribosomal protein L9 codes for MAKTTVQVVLRDDVENLGRSGELVRVKPGYARNFLLPRGLAAVATHGNVARIEHEKKAAVARAKKLRASAEERKAELSKVSVQIAAQAGENQKLFGSVGSKDIAEALAAKGVEVDRKKIQLDEPIKELGDHEVTIKIGYEVTATIKVAVVAAS; via the coding sequence ATGGCGAAGACCACGGTCCAGGTGGTGCTCCGCGACGACGTGGAGAACCTCGGTCGCTCCGGTGAGCTCGTTCGAGTGAAGCCGGGCTACGCCCGCAACTTCCTCCTCCCGCGCGGTCTCGCGGCGGTCGCCACCCATGGCAACGTCGCGCGGATCGAGCACGAGAAGAAGGCCGCCGTCGCGCGGGCCAAGAAGCTGCGCGCCTCCGCTGAAGAGCGGAAAGCGGAGCTGTCGAAGGTCAGCGTCCAGATCGCCGCGCAGGCGGGCGAGAACCAGAAGCTCTTCGGGTCGGTCGGCTCGAAGGACATCGCCGAGGCGCTCGCGGCCAAGGGTGTCGAGGTGGATCGCAAGAAGATCCAGCTCGACGAGCCCATCAAGGAGCTCGGCGATCACGAGGTCACGATCAAGATCGGCTACGAGGTGACGGCGACCATCAAGGTCGCGGTCGTCGCGGCCAGCTGA
- the dnaB gene encoding replicative DNA helicase, which yields MPDPQSFDPGPFGGERPSGGGRVPPHSLDAERAVLGGIMLENNALNSATQILSPEDFYSRANATIFEGMVELFRRSMPVDLVTLRAWLVDRGALQKGGGDEHLLSLTETIPTVENIEHHAIIVRDKAVVRRLITRCHEIAAKGYGDYGPVEEFVDEAEKQIFDVAKQSARAPYEHIKDVVIRTFEQVTTAAERKEKITGMPTGFTKLDKMTAGLKGGELIIVAGRPGMGKTAFALNVALNACAARDSPVAVFSLEMAKEELARRLLCSEARVDGGRMRTGMLSREDWTRLTSAAGTLTNLGLYIDDTPALSITELRGKARRLKSEHGLGLIVIDYLQLMRAGSKVESREKEISEISRSLKGLAKELSIPVMALSQLNRGVETRSGKDKRPQMSDLRESGAIEQDADVIMFIYREEFYNRDDPELRGMAEVIIGKQRAGPVGIVKCRFFHEYTRFENLADEDYDDGYGGGGGGGAPAIDPGPDDFADP from the coding sequence ATGCCCGATCCGCAGTCTTTCGATCCCGGGCCTTTCGGTGGCGAGCGACCGTCCGGTGGCGGCCGCGTCCCGCCCCACTCGCTCGACGCGGAGCGCGCCGTGCTCGGCGGGATCATGCTCGAGAACAACGCGCTCAACTCGGCGACGCAGATCCTCTCGCCCGAGGACTTCTACAGCCGCGCGAACGCGACCATCTTCGAGGGCATGGTGGAGCTCTTCCGCCGCTCGATGCCGGTGGACCTCGTCACGCTCCGCGCGTGGCTCGTCGACCGCGGCGCGCTGCAGAAGGGTGGCGGAGACGAGCACCTCCTCTCGCTCACCGAGACCATCCCCACGGTCGAGAACATCGAGCACCACGCCATCATCGTGCGCGACAAGGCGGTGGTCCGGCGGCTCATCACGCGCTGCCACGAGATCGCGGCCAAGGGCTACGGCGACTACGGCCCGGTGGAGGAATTCGTCGACGAGGCGGAGAAGCAGATCTTCGACGTCGCCAAGCAGTCGGCGCGCGCGCCCTACGAGCACATCAAGGACGTGGTGATCCGGACCTTCGAGCAGGTCACCACCGCGGCGGAGCGCAAAGAGAAGATCACCGGCATGCCGACGGGCTTCACCAAGCTCGACAAGATGACGGCCGGCCTCAAGGGCGGCGAGCTGATCATCGTCGCCGGGCGCCCCGGCATGGGCAAGACGGCGTTCGCGCTCAACGTCGCGCTCAACGCGTGCGCGGCGCGCGACTCACCGGTGGCGGTGTTCTCGCTCGAGATGGCCAAGGAGGAGCTCGCCCGTCGTCTCCTCTGCAGCGAGGCGCGCGTCGACGGCGGTCGGATGCGGACCGGCATGCTCAGCCGCGAGGACTGGACGCGGCTGACCAGCGCGGCGGGGACGCTGACCAACCTCGGCCTCTACATCGACGACACGCCCGCGCTGAGCATCACGGAGCTCCGCGGCAAGGCGCGGCGCCTCAAGTCCGAGCACGGCCTCGGTCTCATCGTGATCGACTATCTCCAGCTGATGCGCGCCGGCTCCAAGGTGGAGAGTCGCGAGAAGGAGATCTCGGAGATCAGCCGGTCGCTCAAGGGGCTGGCGAAGGAGCTGTCCATCCCCGTGATGGCGCTCTCGCAGCTCAACCGCGGCGTCGAGACGCGGAGCGGCAAGGACAAGCGGCCGCAGATGAGCGACCTCCGTGAGTCCGGCGCGATCGAGCAGGACGCGGACGTGATCATGTTCATCTACCGCGAGGAGTTCTACAACCGCGACGATCCGGAGCTTCGCGGCATGGCCGAGGTGATCATCGGCAAGCAGCGCGCGGGCCCCGTCGGCATCGTCAAGTGCCGCTTCTTCCACGAGTACACGCGCTTCGAGAACCTCGCCGACGAGGACTACGACGACGGCTACGGCGGCGGTGGGGGCGGCGGCGCGCCGGCCATCGATCCGGGCCCCGACGACTTCGCGGATCCCTGA
- a CDS encoding protein kinase has translation MADEPVSEESSAEDQGPALGTVLEGRYELVDHLGQGGVGWVYRAKHLRLDTEVAIKMLQAPYAQHELLRPRFEREAQALAALRHPNIVSLTDYSIAADGHPYLVMELLEGRTLTELIGEGPVPEDRARRVLSGTLDALIYAHGRGFAHRDLKPGNIFLVELPTDPDHVKILDFGFVKLMGAAETESRPALTRSGIAFGTPSYMCPEQATGAPTDPRADLYAAGVVFFEMLAGRKPYVGEIPEVIRAHLTEPVPALSVGGAPIAASPPLRELFERAMAKAPGDRYQSAREMKSALEALPSPCTRPASGQLVTTDISIVEEHTEPATPAQVMKARAASEDSIRIPQKRGPLGCLFALVAIAAAVGGGWWYAHERGWGPEEMWAALSSRVGGGEDGAAAGASDRSGSAPESDPASASDPASDPASASDPASATDPASASAADPASASASATDPASASDPGSASATDPGSASATDPASATDPASASATDSASASATDPASDPDVDPASDPTALDGAPDPERSPWRTAPADATLSAARRRVVETGRPLSAAAERRLRRYVREHRSDPRSHLVLAEHFLARGFETAAVQRYSLAQRVDEDAKHDPRMLANLVHLASRPTTSAQAAALLRDIYGEAGLAAVDARLASGELDEEHRARLRASRAVVAAPP, from the coding sequence GTGGCCGACGAGCCGGTGTCCGAGGAGAGCTCAGCAGAGGATCAGGGCCCCGCCCTCGGGACGGTGCTCGAGGGCCGCTATGAGCTCGTCGACCATCTCGGCCAGGGAGGCGTGGGCTGGGTCTATCGCGCCAAGCACCTGCGCCTCGACACCGAGGTGGCGATCAAGATGCTGCAGGCGCCCTACGCGCAGCACGAGCTCTTGCGTCCGCGGTTCGAGCGCGAGGCGCAGGCGCTGGCCGCGCTGCGCCACCCCAACATCGTCTCGCTGACCGACTACAGCATCGCGGCGGACGGCCACCCCTACCTCGTGATGGAGCTGCTCGAGGGCCGTACGCTCACGGAGCTGATCGGGGAGGGCCCGGTGCCGGAGGATCGCGCCCGGCGTGTGCTCTCGGGCACGCTCGACGCGCTGATCTACGCGCACGGTCGCGGCTTCGCGCACCGGGATCTGAAGCCGGGCAACATCTTCCTGGTCGAGCTCCCGACCGACCCCGACCACGTGAAGATCCTCGACTTCGGCTTCGTGAAGCTGATGGGCGCGGCGGAGACCGAGAGCCGCCCCGCGCTGACGCGCAGCGGCATCGCGTTCGGCACGCCGAGCTACATGTGCCCCGAGCAGGCGACCGGCGCGCCGACGGATCCGCGCGCCGATCTCTACGCGGCGGGCGTGGTCTTCTTCGAGATGCTCGCCGGTCGCAAGCCCTACGTGGGCGAGATCCCCGAGGTGATCCGCGCGCACCTCACCGAGCCGGTGCCGGCGCTCTCGGTCGGAGGCGCGCCGATCGCGGCGTCGCCGCCGCTGCGCGAGCTCTTCGAGCGGGCGATGGCCAAGGCGCCGGGCGATCGATACCAGAGCGCGCGCGAGATGAAGTCCGCCCTCGAGGCGCTCCCCTCACCGTGCACCCGCCCCGCCTCGGGGCAGCTGGTGACGACGGACATCTCGATCGTCGAGGAGCACACCGAGCCCGCGACGCCGGCGCAGGTGATGAAGGCGCGCGCCGCGTCGGAGGACTCCATTCGCATCCCCCAGAAGCGAGGGCCGCTGGGGTGCCTGTTCGCGCTGGTCGCGATCGCGGCCGCGGTCGGAGGGGGCTGGTGGTACGCGCACGAGAGGGGCTGGGGGCCCGAAGAGATGTGGGCCGCGCTCTCGAGCCGGGTGGGGGGAGGAGAGGACGGCGCGGCCGCGGGGGCTTCGGATCGCTCTGGGTCCGCGCCGGAGTCGGATCCCGCGTCCGCATCCGATCCCGCTTCCGATCCCGCGTCCGCTTCCGATCCCGCATCCGCGACCGATCCCGCATCCGCATCCGCGGCCGATCCCGCATCCGCATCCGCTTCCGCGACCGATCCCGCGTCCGCGTCCGATCCCGGATCCGCCTCCGCGACCGATCCCGGATCCGCCTCCGCGACCGATCCCGCATCCGCGACCGATCCCGCATCCGCCTCCGCGACCGATTCCGCATCCGCTTCCGCGACCGATCCCGCTTCCGATCCCGACGTCGATCCGGCGTCCGATCCAACCGCCCTCGACGGGGCCCCAGACCCCGAGCGCAGCCCATGGCGCACCGCTCCCGCCGACGCGACGCTCTCCGCGGCGCGGCGACGCGTGGTCGAGACCGGGCGGCCTCTCTCCGCCGCGGCGGAGCGTCGGCTGCGGCGCTACGTGCGGGAGCATCGGAGCGATCCGCGCTCGCATCTCGTGCTCGCCGAGCACTTCCTGGCCCGGGGCTTCGAGACGGCCGCGGTGCAGCGCTACTCGCTCGCGCAGCGCGTCGACGAGGACGCGAAGCACGACCCGCGCATGCTCGCGAACCTCGTGCACCTCGCGTCTCGGCCGACCACCTCGGCGCAGGCCGCCGCGCTCCTCCGGGACATCTATGGCGAAGCCGGGCTCGCGGCCGTCGACGCGCGCCTCGCGTCGGGCGAGCTGGACGAGGAGCATCGCGCGAGGCTGCGGGCGTCTCGCGCCGTGGTGGCCGCGCCTCCGTAG